One genomic window of Polynucleobacter sp. HIN11 includes the following:
- a CDS encoding ammonium transporter: MDAMKSGADVLFILLGAIMVLAMHAGFAFLELGTVRKKNQVNALIKILVDFSVSTIAYFFIGYSIAYGVNFFSNAELLAQKNGFDLVKFFFLLTFAAAIPAIISGGIAERAKFNPQLIATFVIVGFIYPFFEGIVWNQHYGIQGWIKNLTGDEFHDFAGSIVVHAVGGWLALPAILLLGARRGRYSKEGQIAAHPPSSIPFLALGAWILTVGWFGFNVMSAQTIDKVSGLVALNSLMAMVGGTLAAWFVGRNDPGFSYNGPLAGLVAVCAGSDLMHPLGALFVGLVAGALFVYMFTKVQNRWKIDDVLGVWPLHGLCGLWGGIAAGIFGLTALGGLGGVNVIAQLIGSLLGVAVALTGGFLVYGLLKASVGIRMSQEDEYDGADLSIHKISATPDRESNW; this comes from the coding sequence ATGGATGCGATGAAATCTGGGGCCGATGTCCTATTCATTTTGTTGGGCGCAATTATGGTTTTGGCTATGCATGCGGGGTTTGCTTTTTTGGAACTTGGAACCGTGCGTAAGAAAAATCAAGTCAATGCACTAATTAAGATTTTGGTGGATTTTTCAGTCTCCACGATTGCTTACTTTTTCATCGGGTATAGCATTGCGTACGGGGTCAACTTTTTCTCAAATGCTGAATTATTGGCGCAAAAAAATGGCTTTGATCTCGTCAAGTTTTTCTTTTTACTAACATTTGCTGCAGCGATTCCAGCAATTATTTCTGGCGGTATTGCGGAACGCGCCAAGTTTAATCCGCAATTGATTGCTACCTTTGTGATTGTTGGTTTCATCTATCCTTTTTTTGAAGGCATTGTTTGGAACCAACATTATGGAATACAAGGTTGGATTAAAAATCTCACAGGTGATGAGTTTCATGATTTTGCGGGCTCGATTGTGGTTCATGCGGTCGGTGGTTGGCTCGCTTTGCCTGCTATCTTGTTATTGGGTGCGCGCCGAGGACGCTATTCAAAAGAGGGTCAGATCGCAGCGCATCCACCCTCCAGCATTCCGTTTCTCGCCTTAGGCGCCTGGATTTTGACCGTTGGTTGGTTTGGTTTTAATGTGATGAGTGCTCAAACCATCGATAAGGTTAGCGGCTTAGTCGCTCTGAACTCTCTGATGGCCATGGTCGGCGGGACACTTGCTGCATGGTTTGTGGGGCGTAACGATCCAGGGTTTTCATACAACGGGCCGTTAGCGGGACTGGTGGCAGTGTGTGCAGGTTCTGATTTGATGCATCCCTTGGGGGCCCTCTTTGTGGGATTGGTCGCTGGCGCCTTGTTTGTCTATATGTTTACCAAAGTACAGAATCGTTGGAAGATCGACGACGTACTTGGTGTTTGGCCATTGCATGGCTTGTGCGGTTTGTGGGGTGGTATCGCTGCAGGTATATTTGGTCTCACAGCCTTAGGCGGGCTTGGCGGTGTCAATGTTATTGCACAATTAATCGGTAGCTTATTGGGGGTAGCGGTTGCTTTAACCGGTGGATTTTTGGTTTACGGGCTTCTTAAAGCATCGGTTGGGATTCGAATGTCCCAAGAAGATGAATACGATGGAGCTGATCTTAGTATTCATAAAATTTCTGCCACTCCAGATCGTGAGTCCAACTGGTAA
- a CDS encoding Rap1a/Tai family immunity protein gives MKKLFLLLGLGVSFLSTPVMAENKALSTQELVKYCQLPASSEFRSFCVGYSTAIYDTYLVTRHPTNAKPFICLKQPAPPIDTVIADYVNWAKQNQQYANTPAADSALRYLAGRFPCGK, from the coding sequence ATGAAAAAACTGTTTCTATTACTTGGATTAGGCGTATCTTTTTTAAGCACCCCAGTCATGGCTGAAAACAAAGCCTTAAGTACCCAAGAGCTCGTGAAGTACTGTCAGCTTCCTGCTAGCTCGGAATTTCGGTCGTTTTGTGTTGGTTACTCAACTGCGATTTACGATACCTACCTCGTAACCCGCCACCCAACGAATGCCAAACCGTTTATCTGCCTAAAGCAACCTGCACCCCCGATTGATACCGTCATTGCAGATTATGTGAATTGGGCAAAGCAAAATCAGCAATACGCTAATACCCCTGCAGCCGATAGCGCATTGCGTTACCTTGCCGGTCGCTTTCCTTGCGGTAAATAA
- a CDS encoding glycine zipper domain-containing protein: MKKSLPIILGSALLITGCSNMDTTQQRTLSGGAIGATAGAVGAAIFHSNPIWGAVGGAAVGAASGYVYDMYEKDKQAQYNKGYQAGKASSTNSNSSSSGSK; this comes from the coding sequence ATGAAGAAATCACTACCTATCATTCTTGGTTCCGCATTGTTGATTACGGGTTGCTCTAATATGGATACGACCCAACAGCGCACCTTATCCGGTGGCGCAATTGGCGCAACCGCTGGGGCGGTTGGAGCCGCAATCTTCCATAGCAACCCGATTTGGGGTGCAGTCGGTGGCGCAGCAGTTGGTGCAGCCTCGGGCTACGTGTACGACATGTATGAGAAAGACAAGCAAGCCCAATACAACAAAGGCTATCAAGCTGGTAAAGCGAGCTCTACCAACTCGAATAGCTCTTCATCAGGGTCAAAGTAA
- a CDS encoding OsmC family protein, translated as MRAVVSRFGSGNFQQALEVGNDRFISDIAKDKGGDALGPSPHEYLGAALAACTGMTLKMYAKRKSWDLQDAIVTVDIERENEIEKFKRSIKLVGITDTEQSGRLLEIANKCPVHKALTGTIEINTELL; from the coding sequence ATGAGAGCAGTGGTATCTCGATTTGGTAGTGGTAATTTTCAGCAGGCCCTAGAGGTAGGTAATGATCGTTTTATCTCGGATATTGCAAAAGACAAGGGCGGTGATGCTTTAGGACCATCGCCTCACGAGTATCTGGGTGCAGCTTTGGCTGCCTGCACAGGCATGACCCTCAAAATGTATGCCAAGAGAAAGTCTTGGGATCTACAGGATGCAATTGTGACAGTGGATATTGAACGAGAAAACGAGATCGAGAAATTCAAGCGTTCAATCAAGCTTGTAGGTATCACCGATACAGAGCAATCAGGGCGATTGCTTGAGATTGCCAATAAATGCCCTGTTCACAAGGCACTTACTGGCACGATTGAAATTAATACTGAATTACTTTGA